The following proteins are encoded in a genomic region of Rattus rattus isolate New Zealand chromosome 2, Rrattus_CSIRO_v1, whole genome shotgun sequence:
- the LOC116894446 gene encoding protein SET-like — protein MSAPTAKVSKKELNSNHDGADETSEKEQQEAIEHIGKVQNEIDRLNEQASEEVLKVEQKHNKLRQPFFQKRSELIAKIPKFWVTTFIHHPQVSALLGEEDEEALHYLTRVEVREFEDIKSGYGIDFYFDENPYFENKVLSKEFHLNESGDPSSKSTEIKWKSGKDLTKRSSQTQIKARRKRQHEEPESFFTWFTDHSDADADDLGEAIKDDIWPNPLQYYLFPNMDDEEGEADDDDDYDEEEGLEDTDEEGDEDEDDDDEDEGKEGEEGKGRDN, from the coding sequence ATGTCTGCGCCGACGGCCAAAGTCAGTAAAAAGGAGCTCAACTCCAATCACGACGGGGCCGACGAGACCTCAGAAAAAGAACAGCAAGAAGCAATTGAACACATTGGTAAAGTACAAAATGAAATAGACAGACTTAATGAACAAGCCAGCGAGGAAGTTTTGAAAGTAGaacaaaaacataacaaactCCGCCAACCATTTTTTCAGAAGAGGTCGGAATTGATCGCCAAAATCCCAAAATTTTGGGTAACAACATTTATCCACCATCCACAAGTGTCTGCGCTCCTTGGGGAGGAAGACGAGGAAGCCCTGCATTATTTGACCAGAGTTGAAGTGAGAGAATTTGAAGACATTAAATCGGGTTACggaatagatttttattttgatgaaaatccttactttgaaaataaagttctcTCCAAAGAATTTCATCTGAATGAGAGCGGTGACCCGTCTTCAAAGTCCACCGAAATCAAATGGAAATCtggaaaggatttgacaaaacgCTCAAGTCAAACGCAGATTAAGGCCCGCAGGAAGAGGCAGCACGAAGAACCAGAGAGCTTCTTTACCTGGTTTACTGACCATTCTGACGCAGATGCTGACGACTTAGGAGAGGCCATCAAAGATGATATTTGGCCAAATCCTTTGCAGTACTATTTGTTTCCCAATATGGATGatgaagaaggagaggcagatgatgatgatgattacgACGAAGAAGAAGGGTTGGAAGATACTGATGAAGAAGGAGACGAGGATGAAGATGATGACGAtgaggatgaagggaaggaaggagaggagggtaaAGGCCGGGATAACTAG